In a genomic window of Vigna angularis cultivar LongXiaoDou No.4 chromosome 6, ASM1680809v1, whole genome shotgun sequence:
- the LOC108343468 gene encoding serine/threonine-protein kinase STY17, producing the protein MGTPEEEDEEKLLRKIERLEAGHAHLKQEMSNFQLLQNHRSHSRFGAATSNQPSSSSLHQNGNKYLNILQSMGHSVHVLDLQCRVMYWNPSAENLYGYAAEEVLGRDGIEMLVDPRDFGLANDVFNHVKMGESWRGQFPVKNKKGDRFYAVSTNTPFYDEDGSLVGVICVSCDSRPFLESRIPFLGAESAEPVSSSNGRRSSISDKLGLDSQQPLQVALASKISNLASKVSNKVKSRMRTGEFSVNREGGSGESRHSEHSLSDSAVSDQREDGNSSGASTPRGDVLKSPFGLFSHAEEKSQGKTMRDSNDQSEGKPIHKIITSKAETWIQKKTLSWPWKANDQEGSEARNVQAASPWLQADQENELINQKNLSSGLKPESQAGESNGPVNNEASGSWSSFVNVNSTSSTSSCGSGSSSAPNNKVDVDSDCLDYEILWEDLTVGEQIGQGSCGTVYHALWYGSDVAVKVFSKQEYSDDLVLSFRQEVSVMKRLRHPNIILFMGAVTSPQHLCIVTEFLPRGSLFRLLQRNTSKLERRRRVHMAVDIARGVNYLHHCNPPIIHRDLKSSNILVDKNWTVKVGDFGLSRLKHETYLTTKTGKGTPQWMAPEVLRNELSDEKSDVYSFGVILWELTTEKIPWDTLNPMQVIGAVGFMNHRLEIPEDVDPQWASIIESCWHSDPACRPTFQELVERLRELQRQYAIQFQAARSAEEGTQGVL; encoded by the exons ATGGGAACcccagaagaagaagatgaagaaaagcTTCTCAGAAAGATAGAACGGCTAGAAGCGGGTCACGCACACCTCAAGCAAGAAATGTCCAATTTCCAGCTCCTCCAAAACCACAGGTCTCATTCCAGGTTTGGTGCTGCTACGTCTAACCaaccctcttcttcttctctgcaTCAAAATGGAAACAAGTATCTCAATATCTTGCAGTCAATGGGCCACTCTGTTCATGTTTTGGATCTTCAATGTCGCGTCATGTACTG GAACCCTAGTGCTGAGAATCTGTATGGTTATGCAGCAGAAGAGGTTCTTGGGCGGGATGGGATTGAGATGCTTGTGGATCCCAGGGATTTTGGTTTGGCCAATGATGTGTTCAACCATGTCAAAATGGGAGAGAGTTGGAGAGGGCAGTTCCCTGTTAAGAATAAGAAAGGCGATAGGTTCTATGCTGTGTCAACCAATACACCTTTCTATGATGAAGATGGAAGCTTGGTTGGGGTTATTTGTGTCTCCTGTGATTCACGGCCCTTTCTTGAATCCAGAATTCCCTTTCTAGGAGCAGAGAGTGCAGAACCTGTATCGAGTTCCAATGGTCGTAGGAGTAGCATTTCAGATAAACTTGGCCTTGACTCTCAGCAGCCACTTCAAGTTGCTCTGGCTTCgaaaatttcaaatttg GCTTCAAAGGTGAGTAACAAAGTTAAGTCTAGAATGAGGACAGGAGAATTTAGTGTCAATCGTGAAGGTGGGAGCGGAGAAAGTCGTCATTCTGAGCATAGTTTGTCGGACTCTGCTGTTTCTGACCAGAGAGAAGATGGTAATTCCAGTGGAGCTAGCACTCCCAGAGGAGATGTGCTAAAATCTCCTTTTGGTTTATTTTCTCATGCTGAAGAGAAATCCCAAGGGAAAACCATGAGGGACTCCAATGATCAGAGTGAAGGAAAACCTATTCACAAGATCATAACTTCTAAGGCTGAAACATGGAtccaaaagaaaacattgtCATGGCCTTGGAAGGCAAACGATCAGGAAGGATCTGAGGCAAGGAATGTTCAAGCTGCTTCACCTTGGTTGCAGGCTGACCAAGAGAATGAGTTGATTAATCAGAAGAATCTGTCTTCTGGGTTGAAGCCAGAAAGCCAAGCAGGCGAAAGCAATGGACCTGTTAATAATGAGGCTTCAGGATCCTGGTCCTCGTTTGTTAATGTTAACAGCACAAGTAGTACCAGCAGCTGCGGGAGTGGTAGTAGTTCTGCACCCAATAATAAAGTGGATGTTGACTCCGATTGCTTGGATTATGAAATTTTGTGGGAGGACTTGACAGTTGGAGAACAAATTGGGCAAG GTTCTTGTGGAACTGTTTATCATGCTCTGTGGTATGGATCG GATGTTGCTGTCAAGGTTTTCTCAAAGCAAGAATATTCAGATGATTTGGTACTGTCCTTCAGACAAGAG GTTTCTGTCATGAAAAGACTTCGCCATCCaaatattattctatttatgGGGGCTGTGACTTCACCTCAACATTTATGCATCGTGACAGAGTTTCTCCCACG GGGAAGCTTATTTCGTTTGCTTCAGAGAAACACATCCAAACTAGAGCGGAGACGGAGAGTTCATATGGCCGTGGATATT GCACGAGGTGTAAATTATCTTCATCATTGCAACCCCCCGATCATCCATCGAGATTTGAAGTCTTCAAATATTCTAGTTGATAAGAATTGGACTGTGAAG GTTGGTGATTTTGGGCTTTCCCGTCTTAAACATGAAACATATCTCACTACTAAGACAGGGAAAGGCACG CCTCAATGGATGGCACCAGAAGTTCTTCGTAATGAACTGTCTGATGAGAA GTCTGATGTTTACAGCTTTGGGGTGATATTGTGGGAACTCACAACTGAAAAGATTCCTTGGGATACTCTCAACCCAATGCAG GTTATTGGAGCTGTTGGGTTTATGAACCATCGACTAGAAATTCCAGAAGATGTTGATCCACAGTGGGCTTCTATAATTGAGAGCTGCTGGCACAG TGATCCAGCTTGCCGACCAACATTCCAGGAACTGGTGGAAAGACTTAGAGAACTGCAGAGACAGTATGCAATTCAATTCCAGGCAGCTCGATCTGCCGAGGAAGGAACTCAAGGAGTTCTCTAG
- the LOC108341576 gene encoding probable pectinesterase 67 produces MPNFPSSSSFLLSSFMVAILISCISHSALAGNHGKIIADSPMLTHKLGINRTIKVDISGQGDFTSIQDAIDSIPEENSQWVIVHVRKGLYREKVRIHNRPYIFLRGNGRGRTSITWSQSSTDNVASATFRAESHDVIVFGISFQNEAPTGIAYTSQNQSVAVYVAADKVAFYHCSFYSTHNTLFDQRGRHYYANCYIQGSIDFIFGRARTIFYNPEIFVIDDKRLKVQGSITAHNRENADELNGYIFIKGRVYGTGLVYLGRAKGSYSRVIFAETYLSKTIVAPGWTNWSHDGSTENIVHAEYNTRGPGSVKDGRAPWSLQLTKQEVEPFLSIDYIDGKNWLPVWL; encoded by the exons ATGCCTAATtttccttcatcttcttcttttcttctttcatcatTCATGGTGGCCATTCTCATTTCTTGCATCTCACATTCTGCCCTTGCTGGTAATCATGGAAAAATAATCGCTGACTCTCCTATGTTGACGCACAAGTTGGGAATTAATCGTACCATTAAAGTAGACATCAGTGGCCAGGGGGACTTCACAAGTATCCAAGATGCCATAGATTCCATTCCTGAAGAAAATTCTCAGTGGGTAATCGTTCATGTCAGGAAAGGACTATACAG AGAAAAGGTGCGCATACATAATAGGCCTTATATATTCCTGAGAGGGAATGGGCGAGGAAGAACTTCCATAACTTGGTCTCAGAGCTCTACAGACAACGTGGCTTCTGCCACCTTCAGAGCCGAATCACATGACGTCATTGTCTTTGGAATTAGCTTCCAG AATGAGGCACCTACGGGGATTGCTTATACCTCGCAAAACCAATCGGTGGCAGTATATGTGGCAGCAGACAAAGTGGCATTTTATCATTGTTCATTTTACAGTACTCATAACACTCTGTTTGATCAAAGAGGAAGACACTACTATGCTAATTGCTACATTCAAGGGTCAATTGATTTCATATTTGGTCGTGCGAGAACAATCTTCTAT AACCCTGAAATATTCGTGATAGATGATAAAAGGTTAAAGGTGCAAGGTTCAATCACGGCTCATAATAGGGAAAATGCAGATGAGCTGAATGGATATATCTTCATCAAAGGCAGGGTTTATGGCACTGGTTTAGTTTACCTAGGAAGGGCGAAGGGTTCTTATTCTAGGGTGATTTTTGCTGAGACATATCTGTCAAAGACCATTGTCGCTCCGGGGTGGACCAATTGGAGCCATGATGGTAGCACAGA AAATATAGTGCATGCGGAGTACAATACCCGTGGACCTGGTTCTGTGAAGGATGGACGTGCTCCTTGGTCGCTGCAGCTAACTAAGCAAGAAGTTGAGCCCTTTTTATCCATTGATTATATTGATGGCAAAAATTGGTTGCCAGTATGGTTGTAA
- the LOC108341100 gene encoding uncharacterized protein LOC108341100 — MEGGEEGVEMVVDSKDLQQQSKALDKLTDRVEDRQLDSTRVQEAMASIAASAEADRNAMRIREKELAAVKINAADVDIIANELELDKKVAERTLREHKGDAVAAIRHLLH; from the exons ATGGAGGGTGGAGAGGAGGGAGTGGAGATGGTGGTGGACTCGAAGGACTTACAGCAACAGAGTAAAGCCTTGGACAAGCTCACTGACCGTGTCGAGGATCGCCAATTGGACTCTACTCGCGTCCAGGAGGCAATGGCTTCCATCGCTGCTTCTGCTGAAGCTGATCGCAATGCCATGCGCATCAG GGAGAAAGAATTAGCTGCTGTTAAGATAAATGCAGCGGATGTTGATATAATTGCTAATGAGCTAGAG TTGGACAAAAAGGTTGCGGAAAGAACTTTGCGCGAGCACAAAGGTGATGCAGTTGCTGCCATTCGGCACTTGCTTCACTAG
- the LOC108342865 gene encoding phytochrome B-2 isoform X1 has translation MASASGAENSSVPPQPQIHNSRTKPSHQNIDSMSKAIAQYTEDARLHAVFEQSGESGRSFDYSQSVRITSESVPEQQITAYLLKIQRGGFIQPFGCMIAVDEPSFRILGYSENARDMLGITPQSVPSIDDKLEAFALGADVRTLFTHSSALLLEKAFAAREISLTNPIWIHSRTSGKPFYGILHRIDVGIVIDLEPARTEDPALSIAGAVQSQKLAVRAISQLQSLPGGDVKLLCDTVVESVRELTRYDRVMVYKFHEDEHGEVVAESKRPDLEPYIGLHYPATDIPQASRFLFKQNRVRMIVDCHASPVRVVQDEALVQPLCLVGSTLRAPHGCHAQYMANMGSIASLVMAVIINGNDEEAVGGRSPMRLWGLVVCHHTSARCIPFPLRYACEFLMQAFGLQLNMELQLAAQSLEKRVLRTQTLLCDMLLRDSPTGIVTQSPSIMDLVKCDGAALYCQGNYYPLGVTPTEAQIRDIVEWLLAFHGDSTGLSTDSLADAGYPGAALLGDAVCGMAVAYITEKDFLFWFRSHTGKEIKWGGAKHHPEDKDDGQRMHPRSSFKAFLEVVKSRSLPWENAEMDAIHSLQLILRDSFKDTEHSNSKAVVDPRVAELELQGVDELSSVAREMVRLIETATAPIFAVDIDGHINGWNAKVSELTGLAVEEAMGKSLVHDLVFKESEETVDKLLSRALKGEEDKNVEIKMKTFRPEHQNKAVFVVVNACSSKDYTNNIVGVCFVGQDVTGQKIVMDKFINIQGDYKAIVHSPNPLIPPIFASDDNACCLEWNTAMEKLTGWGRGDVIGKMLVGEVFGSCCPLKGSDSITKFMIVLHNALGGQDTDKFPFSFLDRHGKYIQTFLTANKRVNMDGQIIGAFCFLQIVSPELQQALKAQRQQEKTSFARMKELAYISQGVKNPLSGIRFTNSLLEATSLTDEQKQFLETSAACEKQMLKIIRDIDLESIEDGSLELEKGEFLLGNVMNAVVSQVMLLLRERTLQLICDIPEEIKTLAVYGDQLRIQQVLADFLLNIVRYAPSPDGWVEIHVHPRIKQISDGLTLLHAEFRMVCPGEGLPPELIQDMFNNSRWVSQEGLGLSMSRKILKVMNGEVQYIREAERCYFFILLELPVTRKNSKKG, from the exons ATGGCTTCAGCAAGCGGAGCAGAGAACTCGTCGGTTCCGCCGCAGCCACAAATTCACAATTCGCGAACGAAGCCGAGCCACCAGAACATCGACTCCATGAGCAAAGCCATCGCGCAGTACACGGAGGACGCGAGGCTGCACGCGGTGTTCGAGCAGTCCGGCGAGTCTGGGAGGTCATTCGATTACTCCCAATCGGTTCGCATCACGTCGGAATCGGTTCCGGAGCAGCAGATAACGGCGTATCTCCTCAAAATCCAGCGCGGCGGCTTCATCCAGCCGTTCGGCTGCATGATCGCGGTCGACGAGCCCTCCTTCCGAATCCTGGGATACTCAGAGAACGCGCGCGACATGCTCGGCATTACGCCGCAGTCCGTTCCCTCTATCGACGACAAGCTCGAGGCCTTTGCGCTAGGCGCGGACGTCCGCACGCTATTCACTCACTCCAGTGCCCTTCTTCTCGAGAAGGCCTTCGCCGCGCGTGAAATTAGCCTCACGAACCCTATCTGGATCCATTCCCGAACCTCCGGTAAGCCTTTTTATGGCATCCTTCACCGGATTGACGTCGGAATCGTCATCGATTTGGAGCCCGCGCGCACGGAGGACCCAGCGCTTTCTATCGCCGGTGCCGTTCAGTCGCAGAAGCTCGCCGTGCGCGCGATTTCGCAGTTGCAGTCTCTCCCCGGCGGTGATGTTAAGCTTCTGTGTGACACTGTTGTTGAGAGTGTTAGGGAATTGACAAGGTACGATAGGGTTATGGTTTATAAGTTTCACGAGGATGAGCATGGGGAGGTTGTTGCCGAGAGTAAGAGGCCTGATTTGGAGCCTTACATTGGTTTGCATTATCCTGCCACTGATATTCCTCAGGCTTCTAGGTTTTTGTTTAAGCAGAATAGGGTTAGGATGATTGTGGATTGTCATGCTTCTCCTGTGAGGGTGGTGCAGGATGAGGCTCTTGTGCAGCCTCTCTGTTTGGTTGGGTCAACGCTCAGGGCCCCCCATGGTTGTCATGCGCAGTACATGGCTAACATGGGGTCTATTGCGTCTTTGGTCATGGCTGTTATTATTAATGGAAATGACGAGGAAGCTGTTGGTGGCCGGAGTCCGATGAGGCTCTGGGGGCTTGTTGTTTGCCATCACACTTCTGCTAGGTGTATTCCTTTTCCCTTGAGGTATGCTTGTGAGTTTCTCATGCAGGCCTTTGGGCTGCAGTTAAACATGGAGCTTCAGTTGGCCGCACAATCGTTGGAGAAACGGGTTTTGAGGACGCAGACTCTGTTGTGCGATATGCTTCTTAGGGACTCGCCTACTGGCATTGTTACTCAGAGTCCTAGCATTATGGACTTGGTGAAGTGTGATGGGGCTGCTCTTTATTGCCAAGGGAATTATTATCCGTTAGGTGTGACTCCGACTGAGGCTCAGATAAGGGATATCGTTGAGTGGTTATTGGCCTTCCATGGAGATTCGACTGGTTTAAGTACCGATAGTCTTGCTGATGCTGGGTATCCTGGTGCTGCCTTGCTCGGGGATGCGGTTTGTGGGATGGCAGTTGCTTATATCACCGAGAAGGATTTTCTTTTCTGGTTCAGGTCGCACACGGGAAAAGAGATCAAGTGGGGTGGTGCAAAGCATCATCCCGAGGACAAGGATGATGGGCAGAGAATGCATCCCCGTTCTTCTTTCAAGGCATTTTTAGAAGTGGTGAAAAGCCGTAGCTTGCCATGGGAGAATGCGGAAATGGATGCAATTCACTCGTTGCAACTTATTCTACGTGACTCGTTTAAAGATACTGAGCATAGCAATTCTAAGGCAGTTGTGGATCCCCGTGTGGCAGAACTAGAGTTGCAAGGGGTTGATGAACTAAGTTCTGTGGCGAGAGAGATGGTTAGATTGATAGAAACAGCCACCGCTCCTATATTTGCGGTTGATATTGATGGCCACATAAATGGTTGGAATGCAAAGGTTTCAGAATTGACAGGACTTGCTGTTGAGGAGGCTATGGGGAAGTCCTTGGTTCATGATCTTGTGTTTAAGGAGTCTGAAGAAACTGTGGACAAGCTTCTTTCTCGTGCTTTAAAAG GTGAAGAAGATAAGAATGTTGAGATAAAAATGAAGACGTTTCGCCCTGAACATCAAAATAAGGCAGTTTTTGTTGTGGTGAATGCTTGCTCCAGCAAggattatacaaataatatagTTGGAGTGTGCTTTGTTGGTCAGGATGTTACTGGTCAAAAAATTGTGATGGACAAATTCATCAACATACAAGGTGACTACAAGGCTATTGTGCACAGTCCAAATCCCTTGATCCCTCCCATTTTTGCATCGGACGATAATGCATGTTGCCTAGAGTGGAACACTGCCATGGAAAAACTTACAGGTTGGGGACGTGGGGATGTCATTGGGAAAATGTTAGTGGGAGAGGTTTTTGGTAGTTGCTGTCCGTTGAAGGGTTCAGATTCAATTACAAAGTTTATGATTGTCTTACACAATGCACTTGGTGGACAAGATACAGACAAATTCCCTTTCTCATTTCTTGATCGGCATGGAAAGTATATACAAACTTTCCTGACTGCAAATAAGAGAGTTAACATGGATGGTCAGATCATTGGGGCTTTTTGCTTTTTGCAAATTGTGAGTCCTGAACTTCAACAGGCTCTGAAGGCACAGAGACAACAAGAGAAAACTTCCTTTGCTAGGATGAAAGAGTTAGCTTATATTAGTCAAGGAGTGAAGAATCCTTTAAGTGGCATACGCTTTACGAATTCTCTTTTAGAGGCTACAAGCTTGACCGATGAGCAAAAGCAGTTTCTTGAGACCAGTGCTGCCTGTGAGAAGCAAATGTTAAAGATAATACGCGACATTGATCTTGAAAGCATCGAGGATGG GTCCTTGGAGCTTGAAAAGGGGGAATTCTTGCTTGGGAATGTCATGAATGCAGTTGTTAGCCAAGTAATGTTACTGTTAAGAGAAAGAACTTTACAGTTAATTTGTGATATTCCAGAAGAAATCAAGACATTGGCTGTTTATGGTGATCAATTGAGGATTCAACAAGTTTTGGCTGATTTCTTATTGAATATAGTGCGCTATGCACCATCTCCAGATGGTTGGGTAGAGATTCATGTACATCcaagaataaaacaaatatcGGATGGGCTCACTCTTCTCCATGCTGAATTTAG AATGGTATGTCCTGGTGAAGGTCTTCCTCCTGAACTGATTCAGGACATGTTCAATAACAGTCGGTGGGTGAGTCAAGAAGGTTTAGGGTTGAGCATGAGCAGGAAGATTCTAAAGGTAATGAACGGAGAAGTCCAGTATATCAGGGAAGCAGAACGGTGctacttttttattcttcttgaACTCCCTGTGACGCGGAAAAACTCTAAAAAGGGTTAA
- the LOC108342865 gene encoding phytochrome B-2 isoform X2 produces the protein MASASGAENSSVPPQPQIHNSRTKPSHQNIDSMSKAIAQYTEDARLHAVFEQSGESGRSFDYSQSVRITSESVPEQQITAYLLKIQRGGFIQPFGCMIAVDEPSFRILGYSENARDMLGITPQSVPSIDDKLEAFALGADVRTLFTHSSALLLEKAFAAREISLTNPIWIHSRTSGKPFYGILHRIDVGIVIDLEPARTEDPALSIAGAVQSQKLAVRAISQLQSLPGGDVKLLCDTVVESVRELTRYDRVMVYKFHEDEHGEVVAESKRPDLEPYIGLHYPATDIPQASRFLFKQNRVRMIVDCHASPVRVVQDEALVQPLCLVGSTLRAPHGCHAQYMANMGSIASLVMAVIINGNDEEAVGGRSPMRLWGLVVCHHTSARCIPFPLRYACEFLMQAFGLQLNMELQLAAQSLEKRVLRTQTLLCDMLLRDSPTGIVTQSPSIMDLVKCDGAALYCQGNYYPLGVTPTEAQIRDIVEWLLAFHGDSTGLSTDSLADAGYPGAALLGDAVCGMAVAYITEKDFLFWFRSHTGKEIKWGGAKHHPEDKDDGQRMHPRSSFKAFLEVVKSRSLPWENAEMDAIHSLQLILRDSFKDTEHSNSKAVVDPRVAELELQGVDELSSVAREMVRLIETATAPIFAVDIDGHINGWNAKVSELTGLAVEEAMGKSLVHDLVFKESEETVDKLLSRALKGEEDKNVEIKMKTFRPEHQNKAVFVVVNACSSKDYTNNIVGVCFVGQDVTGQKIVMDKFINIQGDYKAIVHSPNPLIPPIFASDDNACCLEWNTAMEKLTGWGRGDVIGKMLVGEVFGSCCPLKGSDSITKFMIVLHNALGGQDTDKFPFSFLDRHGKYIQTFLTANKRVNMDGQIIGAFCFLQIVSPELQQALKAQRQQEKTSFARMKELAYISQGVKNPLSGIRFTNSLLEATSLTDEQKQFLETSAACEKQMLKIIRDIDLESIEDGRNQDIGCLW, from the exons ATGGCTTCAGCAAGCGGAGCAGAGAACTCGTCGGTTCCGCCGCAGCCACAAATTCACAATTCGCGAACGAAGCCGAGCCACCAGAACATCGACTCCATGAGCAAAGCCATCGCGCAGTACACGGAGGACGCGAGGCTGCACGCGGTGTTCGAGCAGTCCGGCGAGTCTGGGAGGTCATTCGATTACTCCCAATCGGTTCGCATCACGTCGGAATCGGTTCCGGAGCAGCAGATAACGGCGTATCTCCTCAAAATCCAGCGCGGCGGCTTCATCCAGCCGTTCGGCTGCATGATCGCGGTCGACGAGCCCTCCTTCCGAATCCTGGGATACTCAGAGAACGCGCGCGACATGCTCGGCATTACGCCGCAGTCCGTTCCCTCTATCGACGACAAGCTCGAGGCCTTTGCGCTAGGCGCGGACGTCCGCACGCTATTCACTCACTCCAGTGCCCTTCTTCTCGAGAAGGCCTTCGCCGCGCGTGAAATTAGCCTCACGAACCCTATCTGGATCCATTCCCGAACCTCCGGTAAGCCTTTTTATGGCATCCTTCACCGGATTGACGTCGGAATCGTCATCGATTTGGAGCCCGCGCGCACGGAGGACCCAGCGCTTTCTATCGCCGGTGCCGTTCAGTCGCAGAAGCTCGCCGTGCGCGCGATTTCGCAGTTGCAGTCTCTCCCCGGCGGTGATGTTAAGCTTCTGTGTGACACTGTTGTTGAGAGTGTTAGGGAATTGACAAGGTACGATAGGGTTATGGTTTATAAGTTTCACGAGGATGAGCATGGGGAGGTTGTTGCCGAGAGTAAGAGGCCTGATTTGGAGCCTTACATTGGTTTGCATTATCCTGCCACTGATATTCCTCAGGCTTCTAGGTTTTTGTTTAAGCAGAATAGGGTTAGGATGATTGTGGATTGTCATGCTTCTCCTGTGAGGGTGGTGCAGGATGAGGCTCTTGTGCAGCCTCTCTGTTTGGTTGGGTCAACGCTCAGGGCCCCCCATGGTTGTCATGCGCAGTACATGGCTAACATGGGGTCTATTGCGTCTTTGGTCATGGCTGTTATTATTAATGGAAATGACGAGGAAGCTGTTGGTGGCCGGAGTCCGATGAGGCTCTGGGGGCTTGTTGTTTGCCATCACACTTCTGCTAGGTGTATTCCTTTTCCCTTGAGGTATGCTTGTGAGTTTCTCATGCAGGCCTTTGGGCTGCAGTTAAACATGGAGCTTCAGTTGGCCGCACAATCGTTGGAGAAACGGGTTTTGAGGACGCAGACTCTGTTGTGCGATATGCTTCTTAGGGACTCGCCTACTGGCATTGTTACTCAGAGTCCTAGCATTATGGACTTGGTGAAGTGTGATGGGGCTGCTCTTTATTGCCAAGGGAATTATTATCCGTTAGGTGTGACTCCGACTGAGGCTCAGATAAGGGATATCGTTGAGTGGTTATTGGCCTTCCATGGAGATTCGACTGGTTTAAGTACCGATAGTCTTGCTGATGCTGGGTATCCTGGTGCTGCCTTGCTCGGGGATGCGGTTTGTGGGATGGCAGTTGCTTATATCACCGAGAAGGATTTTCTTTTCTGGTTCAGGTCGCACACGGGAAAAGAGATCAAGTGGGGTGGTGCAAAGCATCATCCCGAGGACAAGGATGATGGGCAGAGAATGCATCCCCGTTCTTCTTTCAAGGCATTTTTAGAAGTGGTGAAAAGCCGTAGCTTGCCATGGGAGAATGCGGAAATGGATGCAATTCACTCGTTGCAACTTATTCTACGTGACTCGTTTAAAGATACTGAGCATAGCAATTCTAAGGCAGTTGTGGATCCCCGTGTGGCAGAACTAGAGTTGCAAGGGGTTGATGAACTAAGTTCTGTGGCGAGAGAGATGGTTAGATTGATAGAAACAGCCACCGCTCCTATATTTGCGGTTGATATTGATGGCCACATAAATGGTTGGAATGCAAAGGTTTCAGAATTGACAGGACTTGCTGTTGAGGAGGCTATGGGGAAGTCCTTGGTTCATGATCTTGTGTTTAAGGAGTCTGAAGAAACTGTGGACAAGCTTCTTTCTCGTGCTTTAAAAG GTGAAGAAGATAAGAATGTTGAGATAAAAATGAAGACGTTTCGCCCTGAACATCAAAATAAGGCAGTTTTTGTTGTGGTGAATGCTTGCTCCAGCAAggattatacaaataatatagTTGGAGTGTGCTTTGTTGGTCAGGATGTTACTGGTCAAAAAATTGTGATGGACAAATTCATCAACATACAAGGTGACTACAAGGCTATTGTGCACAGTCCAAATCCCTTGATCCCTCCCATTTTTGCATCGGACGATAATGCATGTTGCCTAGAGTGGAACACTGCCATGGAAAAACTTACAGGTTGGGGACGTGGGGATGTCATTGGGAAAATGTTAGTGGGAGAGGTTTTTGGTAGTTGCTGTCCGTTGAAGGGTTCAGATTCAATTACAAAGTTTATGATTGTCTTACACAATGCACTTGGTGGACAAGATACAGACAAATTCCCTTTCTCATTTCTTGATCGGCATGGAAAGTATATACAAACTTTCCTGACTGCAAATAAGAGAGTTAACATGGATGGTCAGATCATTGGGGCTTTTTGCTTTTTGCAAATTGTGAGTCCTGAACTTCAACAGGCTCTGAAGGCACAGAGACAACAAGAGAAAACTTCCTTTGCTAGGATGAAAGAGTTAGCTTATATTAGTCAAGGAGTGAAGAATCCTTTAAGTGGCATACGCTTTACGAATTCTCTTTTAGAGGCTACAAGCTTGACCGATGAGCAAAAGCAGTTTCTTGAGACCAGTGCTGCCTGTGAGAAGCAAATGTTAAAGATAATACGCGACATTGATCTTGAAAGCATCGAGGATGG AAGAAATCAAGACATTGGCTGTTTATGGTGA
- the LOC108342355 gene encoding glycine-rich cell wall structural protein 1 encodes MVRKSVGTLTVFILLVIVIAECRKIKDDELPGGFEGGGFGDGEGFGGVVGSAGGGYGVGEGVPGGGIGGGVGGDGADGGVGGGGKGGHAVPGGGAGGGAGGGTGSGYGGVGGGVGNGGGVGDGTGSGVGGGVDNGGGVGGGHKGGVRGGGTGGGAGGGKGGGVGGGADGGLGGGSGAGGGAGGVGGGSGGVGGGVGGGDGGAGGGSGGGKDRGVDGGIGGGGGAGGSTGGGADGGLGGVGGGGDGGIGGGADGGIGGGADGGIGGGADGGIGGGADGGIGGGADGGIGGGADGGIGGGAEGGGGWDFGGIGVGSGHAGSDGEIGGGY; translated from the coding sequence ATGGTACGTAAGAGTGTTGGAACACTTACTGTGTTCATTTTGCTAGTCATAGTGATAGCTGAATGTCGAAAAATCAAAGATGATGAATTGCCTGGGGGCTTTGAAGGTGGTGGTTTTGGCGATGGTGAAGGTTTCGGTGGTGTAGTAGGAAGTGCTGGTGGGGGTTATGGAGTCGGTGAAGGTGTGCCTGGTGGTGGCATAGGAGGAGGAGTTGGTGGTGACGGGGCAGATGGTGGTGTTGGTGGAGGTGGTAAAGGAGGACATGCAGTTCCAGGCGGTGGAGCTGGAGGAGGTGCTGGAGGCGGCACAGGAAGTGGATATGGTGGTGTTGGAGGTGGAGTTGGTAATGGCGGTGGCGTTGGAGATGGTACGGGAAGCGGTGTTGGAGGTGGAGTTGATAATGGCGGCGGCGTTGGAGGTGGACACAAAGGTGGAGTTAGAGGTGGTGGAACCGGGGGTGGTGCTGGAGGTGGTAAAGGAGGAGGTGTAGGAGGTGGTGCTGATGGGGGTTTAGGAGGAGGTAGTGGAGCTGGAGGAGGAGCTGGTGGTGTCGGAGGAGGAAGTGGTGGGGTTGGAGGAGGTGTAGGAGGAGGAGATGGTGGTGCTGGTGGGGGCTCAGGCGGCGGTAAAGATAGAGGTGTTGATGGCGGCattggaggaggaggaggtgcTGGTGGGAGCACAGGAGGTGGTGCTGATGGAGGCTTAGGTGGTGTAGGAGGAGGAGGTGATGGTGGTATTGGAGGAGGAGCTGATGGTGGCATTGGAGGAGGAGCTGATGGTGGTATTGGAGGAGGAGCTGATGGCGGCATTGGAGGAGGAGCTGATGGCGGCATTGGAGGAGGAGCTGATGGTGGCATTGGAGGAGGAGCTGATGGTGGCAttggaggaggagctgaaggTGGTGGTGGTTGGGACTTTGGAGGCATTGGAGTTGGTAGTGGTCATGCAGGTAGCGATGGAGAAATTGGTGGTGGATATTAA